A stretch of DNA from Arachis hypogaea cultivar Tifrunner chromosome 19, arahy.Tifrunner.gnm2.J5K5, whole genome shotgun sequence:
tttctatttccattttattattattttgtttcttagaaTGCCTCGCCATTTGAGTTTCACATTCATTTAAAGcttcattctttattttttaaatcccTTCTTGGAAATACTTGTTTGAAGGAGGGGAATTTTTGTTTTGGAAAATGAAAGAGAATGTGGAACTGGTATTTGAGATTTGTGTGGTGATTCCCAAGAGAGAGGCGGTTCTTAAAGGAGAGGAAGACTTCGATTGCGGCAATGTCTTTGCCAGGGAGCTTAAGAATGCAGGCTTGGTTGTTGACAGAGTTATTGGCAATTCAGATGAGTTCTTCAAGGTTACAACAATTTCTTCTCTAATTTCTTAATTCTTCATATATATACTGTGGCAGaatatcattattttattttctttttttgtccTCTGTTAtggtaatatgattgattcattgATTGATTTCTCTTGAAATATTTCTATAATTATAATGTGAGATAGAGACAAGATAGGAAAGAATTATGTCTTTTTGCATTGTATTTGCAGTTACCAAACAAGCAATTTTGTgattcttatttttgttttcagttgTGTCTAAGTTAAGCTTCTTGTTAAGTATTGAAACTTAGTTGTTGTTTGTTAAGGTGGCTGCACCTTTGGAGACATTGGGGAGGGCTGCAGCTGAACTAAGAATCATGAAAAGAACTCACATTGGTAAGATAAATTTGCAACCTAGCATGATGAAATGATGCGGCGCTTCATTGTTTATGTTAATGCATCTCATGTTCAATTGCAGGTATGGATTTGCAATTTGATATGGTGGAGGTTGATGCTTTTGTCAAACAGCCAGATGGTTCACTCTTTAGTTGGTATGAACGTTTTCAGTGCTACTGCCACTTAATGCACGGAATTGTGAGTTCTTGTCATAGccgtttatcaaattttcgatTATGGTCCTAATCAAGGATGTGCTTCGGCATTAGCTATTAACTAATACCATATTTTTTCGTTTGTTTATTTAGTTGTACTAATTAGCAAATGCGCTCTTGTGATGAATAATGAACAATGTTTCGATCCTTGTTGTAACTTGAATATGCAGGTAAACAACAGCAAATCAAGCAGAATCCTTAAATTCAATAGAAGAGAAATCCGTTGGGAAGTAGGAGAGCATCTCCTTCCAAAATTGGAATCAGAGATCATTATTAAGCAAATCTTTCCTTTGCATGGTGTTTTTCACTTACATATCCATTAATGTTTACTTTAGATTTTGCATTACTTGAAGCTTGGGCTAATATATATTGCTTTTGGCTGATAGATGACAAGATTAGAAAGAAACTCCTTAAAACCTGGGCTCTTCAATGGTGGGACTTCACAACTCAGCCAGTAGATGAAATTTATGCATATTATGGTTCAAAGGTGAACATGATTATGAGATTTGGaacattttttgaaaacattaactTGCATTCTCCTCATCCAATTTTCGAATGATCAACTGCAGATTGCAATCTATTTTGCTTTTCTTGGAATGTATACACAGTGGCTGCTCTTCCCTGCTGTGGTTGGGCTTATTGTGTACTTCATAGATTATGGGTAAGCCAATATGAATAGTTGGTTTGATAGTTTCTGTTATGATGCACCGGCACGGCGAGGGACATTGGGACACACCAACTTCAAAATTTTGCTCGACTTGAACATGACACAAAACACATACTTGAATGATTAATGACTTCAGACTTCCTTATTACATTTAGGTCAGCGAATTTAGTAGTGCTCCCTGCTTTCTTCATTGCGGTCATACTATGGGCTATTATGTTTTCTCAGTTCTGGAAACGGAAAAATGCTGCACTTTTAGCCAGGTAATATCTTTTACATAGTATGTCTTGCTTCTCTTGGGATCAGCACATTCAATTTGATATGAACGCCTTCGCTTTCTGCGATTCTTCACACATTTCTCTGTGGTCTGGTGTTGCAGGTGGCCTATTACCTATGGAAATGCAGTTGATGAAGAATACAAGGTTGCTGGCATGAAGGGTAATGCTCAACCCCGACAGAACCCAATGGACCTCATAAAATTACTCGAGGCTGATAGAGTGAAGGGAAAGAAAGTGTTCACGAAATATGAGTGGTTTAATCATCTCTTGCGAATCAGGAACGATGCACTCATTATCATCAGCATAATATGCCTCCAGTTACCATTTGAGTTGGCATATGCTCATCTTTATGAAGTTCTTAATAAAGATATAATTAAGTAAGAATCCAGGTCGTTCTTTTCATGCTTCTACTTTTTAGTGTTAATCTATTATTCTCTTATTCAACTTCTTAATTCTTTCTTTGAGTTGTTCTGTATTACTTCAATAATTCTTGGTTGTTCCCTTATAACTACTAAGATGACTCTCTTGTCAAATGCTGCGGTTCAGGTTTGGGCTCACTGCTATTTATCTTGCTACCATTCAGTACATTACTAAGCTTGGTGGTAAGGTTTCTGTTAAACTTATCATGTTTGAACACAATGAAAACCCGGAAACACGAGCTGATAGCTTGGTCTACAAGGTAAAAATGGGAAATTAAAAGGTTCCGTGTGCCTTACTTTCCTTAGTACTACTGGACATGGAACTTAAGGGATTACTCTCCTCTGCAGGTGTTTGGTCTGTACTTTATGCAGACATACATTGGAATCTTTTATCACGCGTTGTTGCACCGAAACTTTGGTACTCTTCGCAAAGTTCTGATTCAGCGGCTTCTAATTTCGGAGGTTCCATAGAATGATTTCCTTTTGTTATCCTTCTCCTTGCTTACCTAATTTTCTCCTACTTCATTTTGAGGTTTTCCATTTTAGCTTATTTGAACAAAAGAAAACATTTTTCAGGTGGTTCAAAACTTGATAGAAACTTCATTGCCTTATATCAACTACAACTACAAAAAATATGCCGTTCGGTAAGAGCTTTTGTTGCTTTAGACATGGATCATGCAAGGTTTACTTTGTTTATGAGATTGCCACTGTGCAGTAGCTAATTACTGTTCATTGGTTAAGACAAAAtaaggagaaggaggagaaagGATCAGCTGGAACATTCGAGTTTACTTCTAGAGTAGAGAAAGAATTCCTTAAGGCTTCTTACACTGCCAGCACTGGCGAGGAGCTTGAGGATGGGTTATTTGATGGTACTTCTGAATCCACTAGTCTTTCAAATTGCACATAAATACGTAGTTCTTGGTTAATTTCATTTTGGATGATCAAATGTATGCACCAGTAAGAACTCAAAAGCATCACAAGACAAAcattttgtgtgtatatatattggGTTTACAACAGTAACATTGTTTAATGGATTTAACTAGAACATCCTTGTTTGATTGCAGATTTTTTGGAGTTGGCACTGCAGTTTGGAATGATTTTGATGTTTGCTTGCGCATTCCCACCTGCATTCGCTATGTCTGCTCTGGTATAAATGCTTTTGTCTGCCTTCCTTTTGTATTCTCTTTTCGTTTAAATGGCCCTTAGTTTAACTATCTTTTATTAAACATTGTTATTGACAACTTAATTCCTACATATTCAGAACAACATTATGGAAATCAGGACAGATGCTTTGAAGCTACTAGCAATGATGAAGCGGCCTGTCCCTCGTGCGTCTGCAACAGTAGGAGCCTGGCTTAACATTTTTCAGGTATTTGGTTAATTGACTTTAGATCGTAATGCCAACTATTTTGGATGATCCTCTTCATGAGGGCGTCTCATTGCACAAGCCATTTGGTAGCATTTGGGAAGGGCAAATCCCCCTCCCTTGCGGCACAAGCAAAGAGATTGTTTCGGAGATATGAATCCTTAACCTCTTAGGTTGCAACTTGCAAGACACCACAGATCCTACTATTGTGCCCAGTTTCATCCTCCAACAATCCCCTACAACTGATAGATTACAACGTGTTCAACAAGTAATTAGTAATATAGAAGATTCATTTTCTTAACTAGTGGATAGATAGGAACTTACCGATATCCAGTTTTTAAGTATATTAGGAAAATATTATTAGAACATGGAAGTTATTACAGAtactaataaaaaacaaaaatggtTGGAGGGTGTTTTAGTAATAAAAGTTGCATGTCAAATAGGCAGATTGTTTTCTAACATGAATGAGTATTTCATCTCTAAACCCTGTTCTTCATGTTATAAATTACTATACCtggtttttaattttatatcacACTGAGAAGAGATTTTCTCTGTTTTGCAGTTTCTCATATTGATGTCCATTTGCACTAATTGTGCACTTCTAGCATGGCTATTCGATGAGGAGGGAAAATGGAAGATCGAGCCGGGACTCGTGGTGATTTTGATAATGGAGCATGCTCTATTGTTGATTAAGTTTGGTTTCTCTCGTTTGGTTCCTTCGGTAATGGACATTCTACATTTCATTACTTTCCAATTCAAGTTGTTT
This window harbors:
- the LOC112777641 gene encoding anoctamin-like protein At1g73020, producing MKENVELVFEICVVIPKREAVLKGEEDFDCGNVFARELKNAGLVVDRVIGNSDEFFKVAAPLETLGRAAAELRIMKRTHIGMDLQFDMVEVDAFVKQPDGSLFSWYERFQCYCHLMHGIVNNSKSSRILKFNRREIRWEVGEHLLPKLESEIIIKQIFPLHDDKIRKKLLKTWALQWWDFTTQPVDEIYAYYGSKIAIYFAFLGMYTQWLLFPAVVGLIVYFIDYGSANLVVLPAFFIAVILWAIMFSQFWKRKNAALLARWPITYGNAVDEEYKVAGMKGNAQPRQNPMDLIKLLEADRVKGKKVFTKYEWFNHLLRIRNDALIIISIICLQLPFELAYAHLYEVLNKDIIKFGLTAIYLATIQYITKLGGKVSVKLIMFEHNENPETRADSLVYKVFGLYFMQTYIGIFYHALLHRNFGTLRKVLIQRLLISEVVQNLIETSLPYINYNYKKYAVRQNKEKEEKGSAGTFEFTSRVEKEFLKASYTASTGEELEDGLFDDFLELALQFGMILMFACAFPPAFAMSALNNIMEIRTDALKLLAMMKRPVPRASATVGAWLNIFQFLILMSICTNCALLAWLFDEEGKWKIEPGLVVILIMEHALLLIKFGFSRLVPSEPAWVRAARAKNSSQARDMYTKRLLRTISGGEKTRELKKIE